The nucleotide window tgggaatgtttcaaagatttattgatttcatatttatgtaagttttgaaaagtgatttaaAATAACACTTTTAGAAGATACTAGTGGAAGGGTAttaaagattatcataataatatactaaataatataaaaaatattttagaataattatatttaggaatatttaagtaaaataatatattgatattttttattacttataacaaaaaaattaattatttatacctatcatttttatttaattttatcaaatatagtaataatttatactcaataatcttcaagataatattttgattttaataataaaatatttttcaaactaaacgccattaaaaaaaaaagaaatgtttcTTTAGggtaaaatcaaatcaaaagtcGATCAATGAAGAggataattcaatcaaattgatAGTCGAATCGTTTGATCTGTGATTAGATGAATTAAtcgtttaaataaatattaaaatgttttaataattaataattaaatatataatttaaattatttcaaccaaaaaataaagttgatttgatgatatgtattttttaaattgatagaTGGGATATTGGATTTAAAtcctaatattaatttaaaaaatattttttatttacatcaaCAACCGGATTAAATTTGGGTTTTTACTCGATTAAATCATGAACAAGAACAATTTAAGCGATTGCATCGTGACCCATCATAGTCTAACCTTTAAAGTGGTTTTTGAACGAATTCTCTCTGTTTATTGTAAAAGGTGACAAATCCGATAAATCTGATGATTGCTGATTGGACCGGCCACTTTGGGCTGGCGGATGCGATGGCTTTTACACTAAAGCCAACCTCCCCAGGACAATATTCTTCTTTAAACATGATTCAACCCAACAATGCTCATTGTGGGAAAGATAATTACGAAGAGATTCCAAACTTGACTAAATATAATTGGTTGTTCAATTCTATGTGAAGTCAGGCGTCTGCATCTCCtctcctcctccttcttcttcttcttcttcttcttcttcttaatcAAATCTTCTTTCTTGTATAAATCACCCAAACAAATCTTCCCAAGTCAAGTGGACCTCGGCTATCCACTGCACCATAAAAAATCACCCCCAAACCAACCAAACAAAGTCATACTTCACAAATACAAAGAATTGGAACTCCCCACTATAATTTCTCCCCTTCATAATTTTGTCgattatttcttattttcaacactcattggaaaaataaaattttgggaataatattgtgataaatatttacaatatttttttaaacactcAATTATTCATactatttgaaattaaaatcatattcacaagaagaagaaaaaaagattgtGGCATGGCAAGTTGTCACCCACTTCAAATCTCGcaaatatttctattattataattaataaataaaataatatttcaattaattaattaattacttaatcacaCCTAGATTATTGTTAACTTATGATGACCAAGTCCTAATTTCAAATGGTTAATAAACAAAGCGGAAAATACAAATGTACAGGTTTCTTCTTCTTAATTTCAGCTCCTCTCTTTACCCACGTTCTTTGGGCTCTTCACCGTTCAACTCTTctcattatataaatttaatcaacatGGAATTCTCCTTTCTTCATCCTACCCTCATTGATATTTCACTTTCTTGTAGCATCTCTGTCGCTATTTTCTTCAACTGTTTTACTATTTCTAGCTTCAAGTTGACTTCCTTCACTTGGATGCTAAAGATTCTTTAAGCTCATGATGGATCTCCTCTGCACAACTTAAAGATCTGTGCAACTTCATGGCCTTTTTAAGCAATACTTATTCATTacttttttgattttattggcCAAATGAAAAGGTCGTTTCGTCCTCTCTTCAGCATTCTACTGCTTGCAGTCGTGGCTGTTACTTTAAGCTTTCAAATCGTTCACCATGCCGGCGGCAGCTTCTTCAGCTCGTTTGATCTTGGAAATAAGATTTTTGTGCAACAACAACCCGAACCTCGCCCATTATTCAACCCTATTTTACTCAAGTATGCCGCTATTGATTTAGCTGAGGAGGGCTTGAAGAAGGAGATTGAGCAACTCTTGGAGGCGAACTTTGCGAGCCAACGAGGGCACCGTACCGTCGACACGTGGCACAGATTTCATCGTGATATCAGAACCAGGTCTTCTTCAGGACTCTCGGTAACGGTCCGGTCCCCGTTATTTTCTCGTTATTGGCTAGATTTTAGAAGGAACTTAAATGAATGGGCtaggaagaaaaaatttcaagcTGATATAATGAATGAATTGATTAGATTAGTAAAGCATCCTATTGATAGGCAGAATGGATTAATGGGTTCGGATAATAAATATCAGTCTTGTGCTGTTGTGGGGAATAGtggaattttgttgaaaagTAATTATGGAGCTGTGATTGATAGTCATGAGATTGTAATAAGATTGAACAACGCCAGGATTGAGAAGTTTGAACAGATGGTGGGTTCGAAAACTAATGTATCttttataaatagtaatattttgCATCTTTGTGCTAGGAGGGAAACGTGTTTCTGCCACCCTTATGGAGTGAATGTTCCATTGGTTATGTACATTTGTCAGCCTGTGCATTTCTTGGATTATATCATATGTAATGCATCTCATAATGCCTCTTTGCTTATCACAGACCCGAGATTTGATATGTTGTGTTCTAGAATTGTGAAGTACTACTCGTTGAAACGGTTTGTGGAGGAGTTAGAGAAGCCATTGGAGGAATGGGCATCTGCTCATGATGGTTTTATGTTCCATTACTCTTCTGGTATGCAAGCTGTGATGCTTGCTTTGGGAGTTTGTGACAAAGTTAGTATATTTGGCTTTGGGAAATCTGCTTCAGCTAAGCATCATTACCATACAAATCAAAAGGCTGAGCTTGGGTTGCATGATTATGAGGCAGAATATGCATTTTATCATGATCTAGTGGAAAATCAACAGGCAATACCATTCATTTCAGACAAGTTTAAGATACCTCCTGTGGTAATTTACCACTGAATTTTGGCCTGTTGTATGTTCTGTTTTGGTAAAACTTGTTGATTTGTCTATCATGGTCATATTGTTATCATGCTAATAGTCTTTAACTAGTCAGACACAGGAACACAATTGTTGAACAACTCTGTTTTGTATCATTGCCCTGTAACTATCAAAGATGGTTTAGggaacttatatataaaattgaaatgtagAACTACGACAGAAAGAATTTGTTCTGATTTGGGcaattgccttgatggatattttaatttttggtacataaaGCTTACTTCATTTATTTGTAATGCGAAAAACTGTTGTGAAGTGTATCGGTATAGCTTATATATATTCTCGTTTGCAGGCTCTCATCTTTCTCTTTGGGAAGAAATTGGATCCACATGTAGCAGTGATATGTATTTTTCAAGTCATTTATCAGTACTATATGTTCAGATATGTAGACTGGTGAGAAGGGTACATAAACACACATATTTAGAGGTTTGTGTGtgatttttatcatatttttcgcCTGTGGTTTTTGTGGTCTATATATGTACCAAATCATGTAAAATAGGTACTTGACTGAAATGTACTTTTGTTTTaggaaaattagtaaaaatCGTCTAACTTTGGGAGGTTTTTGCTATATTAGCTACAACTCCAAGGATTATATGGAATAGTCAAGAAAATGAGTTCTACTGAAATTGCCCAACCATATAAATGGGGTTTGACCACTGTTGACTCATGTGAAATAACCTATCTTAGCTCCAAATCTTTGATTTTTCGCCCATTTTTCAGTCATTcatctataaaataaattatatggttAGTATTAACtgatttaatcaattattttaatgtttattgtattgtttttcatttctgtttAAAATATTGGATTCTTGTAATGAATATCAactttttgagtttaaaattgattatacatTATATTAGGGTGTAATTTCTGTGTTGAAATTGtgaattttgtcaaaaaatgatgaatttttcaTCGATAagaaatttagggtttagggttaaatttttatatttgcttAAGAAAGTAAAGTTTGTAAAGGTGAACTAggttgttaaataataaaaaaaaatgtggtcAATCTATGGTTTGATTTGTTGAGTGAAACGAAGAATTTGGTTGGGGTATTGAAGATTTTCTCATTAATGGGCGTGAAAAACCTAGTAGGTGTGATCACACCTAATGggtatatcatatcatatctaTCTATAATTCATTACACACAAAGATGAAAGTGACAGGCTTGGCACCTATTGAGGGCAAAGTGATATTTTTTAGGCTGCCTGTGgaggataaaataatatgttttatatatgtatatatttgtaaatttgtcAATAAAGTATGTTTGATAaatggccaaacaactatttcccacccaaggtttgatgttttctcaaatatccaccctttaactatagaaacactaaacactcacctatgaccggttaaatttaacagaaccctaacacttgaaaattttatctctttttacctctctaaactttaaaaactaaaatttttccctagcctaagttttaaaaaatgacagttttaccctagggttttattttgaaatctctggtgACATCTCCGGCTCTATTGTCGACGACCTCTCTCTTCCGAAGCATCATTtcctttcgacgatctctttcctcccattttttaaaacttaggctgggagaaaattttaatttttaaaatttagaggagcaaaaaatattatattttagtttattttttaatattatagggaagataacgattttatctttaccaccgttaattttaactgttcatgggtaggtgtttgatattttcataattaaaagatggatatttgagaaaacatcaaaccttgggtgggaaatagtcgtttggccttgataaatttttaaacattttatttgttttaatatttaattgaattaaattaatatatatatatttttaattttataggtGAGAACATGAAGAAGATCAAGGGCATATAGGTTCATAAAGCATGCTACTCTAGAGTGTCATAATGACACAAGGACACCATaagaaaattttggaaaaagttGAGTCACAGTTGGAAGCAGCTTGTTCTACGGATGTGCTTTGGACTATTTTCTAACAggggaaaggactatttcccatcccaattttaacccaataagttgaaaaactcaaattctcATTCATAatcaaacttctgttaattttttttgttaaaaaaagggataaaatagttattttactgtttatattaaaaattataaagttcatTACTTTTCAACccttaagttttagaaactaatatttcacctttatttaaagtttttaaactttgaaaagtaatatttccaCTTTCAAACTtaggattttcatatttttcaaaactcagcTGTCTCTAAtgactttcaaaaataacagtttcatccccactcttcaacttcattttCTGGAGTCGTCTTCGACCTCCTTCTTCTCTTGGTGCGACAACGATGGCGCtacaaagagacaaagatctcttcatcacacgatgcgacgaagaaatttttttttgttgcacAATCCATATGACGAAGGATGACgtttcgtcgtccttcgttgcTCATCCCGTCATCTAGGCGTGACAACGAAGAGTTGTCCTTTGTTTGCTCTTCTAGATTTAGACGACGCTTCATCTTCCAGATTTAGATGACGCTTCATCGTCCAGATTTGAGAGACGAAGGTTTGTCTTTTGTTGTCCTTTATAGTCGAAGAAAGGAGATTAGAGGAAAGAGTCAGTTgtcggtggtggccgaagaaggaacAAACCTTAGggataaaatctaaacttttcaaaatttgaggatgggttgaagtattagtttttaaaatctggagggggaaaataataaaaattttgaagttttaagtttataagtaaaataataattttatcactgtttctaactaaaaatttggaagaCAATTTGACAATGAatgaaagtttgagtttttcatctttcgTAAGTATGACtttgagattgagttaaaatttgagtgaaaaatagtcattttctcCTTATTAATATATTCGGTATTTTTCAGTAAATAAATCGTGGACACCCTTTGCTAGAATTTTGGTTATGTTTAAAACAGGGTGGATGTCActtaaccaaaaagaaaaaaacagagtAGACGCCTGTTTTAGCTCTATAAAGTTAGCCGTGGCGACTGGATTAAGGTTTTGTTACCAAATCatcgtataattatatatgtggGTCTTGGAGATGAACCGGTTGAAGtctaaatattttcatcaaatgcaattcaattatttatgaagATTTGCATTCGGTTTTTGAGGTAGGAACTGAGGGGACACTAATATGGATGTTGTCAATTTCGCGGTCCTTAGATTTTCTTCACCATGAATTTGGAGATATAGTCCATAGACTCACTCAAATAATATAGGTTTGTCGGTCACAGTTTCatctagaatttttttaattatgtacgaaatcatattttattttttttttaaaattgattcgaaaatttaaaaaattctttgggTAAACATGATTTGCATACTATATGACTTTGATTTTAATCTTTGAAGCAGAggctaaataatataaaaatcacTGATTATAGAAATAGTCGGAAAaagtgattaatttattaatattttgcaGTGCTTGGAAGGAAGGGCAGTGATGTCATGAAGTCTGTTGATgataaactttataattatatttataaagtttaaaaaatttaaaatcttaaattaattatagttaacatttgttttttgttaaaaaaataaattcatcacaaataaaatttactatatatttgttaaaagttttaaaaattaaaaatttcatatttatctaaaattttttatcttttaaaagtaatatttttcttcctaaaatttaaaatttattttttagacaCTTTTCGATCATCGATGATGACGTTTTAACCTATTATTCTCGATCACTAAATCTTTATTTCTAATACAAGAAAATTCGATAAAGATGCATTGATTTACCTGAATAGACAAATACAAACATTTTCGTCgattatataatcaataaagataTATCCTCATTACATCTTTTGGAAGCTTCAAAGATTTATGAGTTGAAATATTGTCTCTAGTGATTGGAAAGTctctataaaataaatcctaaattttgaaaagaaaaatattttttttaaaagataaaaaactttcaatttttaaaatttaaaaaatatataataaatattatatatttttaatactattaataaaatagtaattttatctttattttttaaaaaattatgttatatattaacccctataaatataattttgagaaCACGTTAAAACTTGGTCGGAGAATAGACCTTCGGCCTTCTGGAGATGTTGGCGGTGATCCTGCGTACATCAATAGTTGTCGTCATCTTTTACTTTTACAACGCTTTCATATTTTGCATACAAAAAACAAACAGCCCTCCTTTCACTCCCATTTCGACTTCTTCATTCTGCAGTGTCCATCACCACTCCTTTCTCTTCAAACTTCACTGCCACCAAGAACCTTATGCTTGTCTGTTAACAAGAAGACCACCCCAAGTTAAAAAGACTCAATTAGCCTGCTATATATTTCTCAAATGTGATAGTCATGCCTGTTTTGGATCATATACAGCATACTCATTGTATTCAAGTGGGCTATCTTTATGCTCCGAGGGGACTAACCGACCGCAGGGGACTTTGATATCATCTTTCTGCCTAAACCTTCTGGCCTGTCACTACAATCTTTCTGATTCATCTGTTTTCTTTCTGCCTAAACCTTTCACTACAATCTTCTTCTCTTCCAACGGCTTTATATCCTCTGGTGGGTTCTTGAGCTCTGTTACTTGATTCCCTAAAGATAAAACAGCCAAGACTAGGAAATCCTTCTGGCCTGTCAACTGCTGTAAACCCATAACCTTGCAGCTTCTGCAGCTGCATCAGAACAAACTATTGCCCTGCCAAACTGTTTGACACAACCCATTGATAAgcataaaagattttaattaatacatgcTGATAATAAATTGTAGAGAAATTTAGTTGTTCAGTGTCATACCATGTAGCCTGGTACAGGGAGAGAGCAAACTGCAGGCAACAACCCTTTATGCACATGCCTTAAATGGTTTGAACTTCGAGTACCACACCAGAGGAGGACT belongs to Mangifera indica cultivar Alphonso chromosome 2, CATAS_Mindica_2.1, whole genome shotgun sequence and includes:
- the LOC123207981 gene encoding beta-1,6-galactosyltransferase GALT29A-like, which translates into the protein MKRSFRPLFSILLLAVVAVTLSFQIVHHAGGSFFSSFDLGNKIFVQQQPEPRPLFNPILLKYAAIDLAEEGLKKEIEQLLEANFASQRGHRTVDTWHRFHRDIRTRSSSGLSVTVRSPLFSRYWLDFRRNLNEWARKKKFQADIMNELIRLVKHPIDRQNGLMGSDNKYQSCAVVGNSGILLKSNYGAVIDSHEIVIRLNNARIEKFEQMVGSKTNVSFINSNILHLCARRETCFCHPYGVNVPLVMYICQPVHFLDYIICNASHNASLLITDPRFDMLCSRIVKYYSLKRFVEELEKPLEEWASAHDGFMFHYSSGMQAVMLALGVCDKVSIFGFGKSASAKHHYHTNQKAELGLHDYEAEYAFYHDLVENQQAIPFISDKFKIPPVALIFLFGKKLDPHVAVICIFQVIYQYYMFRYVDW